Proteins encoded by one window of Moorella humiferrea:
- a CDS encoding DedA family protein — translation MNALHVYIALFGLLLVEGMGVPGVPFEPVFLAAGYLIDRGEMNFWAAVAVGSLGNLLGNLLGYWLGARPGRGLMTRLFRRGWKEEGLALTREWLSRYGAAVIILARWFGPIRTPTILTAGVVGMNLGPYALYSALGAFTWTLAWQYANWKGAHFIFRWWHLYRRYATWWLDALLILVALTVTVASLYYCWRRSWK, via the coding sequence GTGAACGCTTTGCATGTTTACATAGCCCTTTTCGGTTTGCTCCTCGTCGAGGGTATGGGCGTTCCGGGGGTCCCCTTTGAGCCCGTCTTCCTGGCCGCCGGTTATCTAATCGACCGCGGCGAAATGAATTTCTGGGCGGCGGTTGCTGTCGGCAGCCTTGGCAATCTCCTGGGCAACCTGCTGGGCTACTGGCTGGGGGCCAGGCCCGGGCGGGGCCTGATGACACGCCTTTTTCGCCGCGGCTGGAAAGAGGAAGGCCTGGCCTTGACGCGGGAGTGGCTGAGCCGTTACGGCGCGGCGGTTATAATTTTAGCTCGCTGGTTCGGGCCCATCAGGACGCCCACTATTTTGACGGCAGGAGTTGTAGGGATGAATCTGGGCCCCTATGCCCTTTATTCGGCCCTGGGCGCCTTCACCTGGACCCTGGCCTGGCAATACGCCAATTGGAAGGGAGCCCATTTCATCTTTAGATGGTGGCACCTTTACCGCCGTTATGCCACCTGGTGGCTGGATGCCCTTCTCATCTTGGTGGCATTGACGGTCACCGTCGCTTCGCTGTATTATTGCTGGCGCCGTTCATGGAAATAA
- a CDS encoding formate dehydrogenase subunit gamma, translating into MTEEKVERFNLFERLGHWSHGITFVVLLLTGLALVFRGYAGLLGPGGLRLFRGIHHAMAYPFTFLTVIILLLGTPRTFLQWLRECFTWGRDDFRFIFAFPREFFGLKAELPEQGKFNAGEKLNSLLTIFGSILMAATGWILLLRDSFSPAVVSWALPLHSAGALLMGGVLLGHVYLALGHPNSRESINGMLSGKVSAKFAREHHGRWYRELKAGERQEKQAKIA; encoded by the coding sequence ATGACTGAGGAAAAGGTGGAACGTTTTAATCTATTTGAGCGTTTGGGTCACTGGAGTCATGGCATTACCTTCGTGGTCCTGCTCCTCACCGGGCTGGCCCTGGTCTTCCGCGGCTATGCCGGCCTGCTGGGACCGGGCGGGTTGCGCCTCTTTCGCGGCATCCATCACGCCATGGCCTATCCCTTTACCTTCCTAACGGTAATCATTCTTCTGTTGGGCACGCCGCGGACGTTTTTGCAGTGGCTGCGCGAATGTTTTACATGGGGACGGGATGATTTCCGATTTATCTTCGCCTTTCCCCGGGAGTTTTTCGGCCTTAAAGCGGAACTACCAGAGCAGGGCAAGTTCAACGCCGGCGAAAAACTCAATTCCCTCCTTACCATTTTCGGTTCTATCTTGATGGCCGCCACCGGCTGGATCCTGCTCCTCAGGGACAGTTTTTCACCGGCCGTGGTCTCCTGGGCCCTGCCCCTGCATTCGGCCGGAGCGCTGCTTATGGGCGGCGTTCTCCTGGGCCATGTTTACCTGGCCTTGGGTCACCCCAATTCCCGCGAGTCGATAAACGGTATGCTGTCCGGTAAAGTATCCGCCAAATTTGCCCGCGAGCATCACGGACGCTGGTACCGCGAGTTGAAGGCCGGAGAGAGACAAGAGAAACAGGCAAAAATAGCTTAA
- a CDS encoding OmpA/MotB family protein, whose protein sequence is MARRGGEKVKHDNKERWLLTYSDLITLLMIFFVVMYSISSLNAQKMAALASSLAQAFLGAPASGIFPEGGLPSLVAGTEPAMDSGTGLENNEELTELAGVKANLERYITQEGLQDQITLTNQERGLVVSMYDTILFPRGSAELTPEARALLRQIGRALAGLPNYLRIEGHTDNLPIHTNLYPSNWELSTARAISVVKVLINDAGINPERLSATGYGEYRPVAPNDGEANMARNRRVDIVILKEAYNVTEPHQ, encoded by the coding sequence GTGGCCAGGCGCGGCGGCGAAAAGGTTAAACACGACAATAAAGAACGTTGGCTTTTGACTTATTCCGATCTCATAACCCTTTTAATGATTTTTTTTGTGGTCATGTACTCCATCAGCAGCCTCAACGCCCAGAAAATGGCCGCCCTGGCCAGTTCCCTGGCCCAGGCCTTCCTCGGCGCGCCGGCGTCTGGAATTTTTCCCGAAGGCGGCCTGCCGTCCCTTGTTGCCGGTACGGAGCCGGCCATGGACAGCGGCACTGGACTAGAAAATAACGAAGAATTAACGGAACTAGCCGGGGTAAAGGCTAATCTGGAACGATACATAACCCAGGAAGGCCTCCAGGATCAGATTACCCTGACCAACCAGGAACGGGGCCTGGTTGTCAGCATGTATGATACCATCCTCTTTCCCCGGGGCTCCGCCGAATTAACCCCCGAGGCCCGCGCTCTGCTCCGCCAAATTGGCAGGGCCCTGGCCGGCTTGCCCAATTACCTGCGGATCGAGGGCCACACCGACAATCTGCCCATTCATACCAACCTCTATCCTTCCAACTGGGAGCTGTCGACGGCCCGGGCCATCAGCGTCGTTAAAGTGCTGATAAACGACGCCGGCATTAACCCCGAACGCCTTTCAGCGACGGGCTACGGCGAGTACCGCCCGGTAGCCCCCAACGACGGGGAAGCCAATATGGCCCGCAACCGCCGCGTCGACATCGTTATTTTAAAAGAGGCCTACAACGTTACCGAACCCCACCAATAA
- a CDS encoding PIG-L family deacetylase, translating into MESSTRKGVSAVIPAYNEAATVGKVIETLKQVTDITEIIVVSDGSIDATAGVARRHGARVIELATNGGKGAAMAVGARAAREDILLFLDADLEGLTAAHVEALIAPLLDGSADMTVGIFSRGRSLTDLAQVVAPHLSGQRAIRKELFLTVGAEKSRFEIEVLLTGEARARGWRVKKVPLVNMTHVMKEEKRGLWRGLVARLGMYKDILVYLLRLTGRKIKTRPALLIILTILLGMALNYHFLTVRATAAEARMLPALELQDNAKRLLVISPHPDDETLGAGGLIAQARERGDAVKVVFMTNGDGFRRGVEKYNGFLPAGPADFLQYGFLRQKEALNALAILGVKGEDVIFLGYPDGGLASLWLNFWDGDRPYTSPCTRQARVAYKLAFAPGEPYTAASLLDNLVTILKEYRPTAIYVTDTGDSHSDHWATGAFTLAAVGRVEGEDPSFRPEVYTFIIHSGSWQMFPVMERKDKPLLPPRYFFAGNMTWYKLPLASGDLERKKKAIAAYKSQALVIPTFMANFERPNEVFARVENREVSHAHGGVTWSEAARIATDPAGDQLVRKLEQGGDLKAVYLLQDGSTLRLRLDTWGRPGFPVRYTISLYMINAEGPLRRFVLQVPAGGKKAMWLVRPQEYDPVDVAVTYRENGIELTLPALLPPGEHFLMLEAATSVGKIPLDRIPWRLLHVNGGAA; encoded by the coding sequence ATGGAAAGCAGCACGCGAAAGGGCGTCAGCGCCGTTATCCCGGCCTACAACGAGGCGGCCACCGTAGGCAAAGTCATCGAAACTTTGAAACAGGTGACCGACATTACCGAGATTATCGTGGTGAGCGACGGCTCCATTGACGCAACGGCGGGGGTGGCCCGCCGCCACGGCGCCCGGGTTATCGAGCTGGCGACCAACGGTGGTAAAGGGGCGGCCATGGCCGTCGGCGCCCGGGCGGCCCGGGAGGACATCCTCCTTTTCCTGGATGCCGACCTGGAAGGCTTGACGGCGGCCCACGTAGAAGCCTTAATCGCGCCTTTGCTGGACGGAAGCGCCGATATGACGGTGGGCATCTTCAGCCGGGGCAGGTCCCTCACCGACCTGGCCCAGGTGGTGGCTCCCCACCTTTCCGGGCAGCGGGCCATACGTAAAGAGCTTTTTCTAACGGTAGGCGCGGAAAAAAGCCGCTTTGAGATCGAAGTGCTTTTGACCGGCGAAGCTCGGGCCAGGGGATGGCGGGTGAAGAAAGTCCCCTTAGTTAACATGACTCACGTAATGAAAGAAGAAAAGCGGGGCCTGTGGCGCGGCCTTGTCGCCCGCTTGGGCATGTACAAGGATATACTCGTCTACCTCCTCCGGTTGACGGGCAGAAAAATTAAGACCCGTCCGGCGCTGCTCATTATTTTGACAATCCTGCTCGGCATGGCCTTGAACTACCACTTCCTGACCGTGCGGGCTACGGCAGCCGAAGCGCGCATGTTGCCTGCCCTGGAGCTCCAGGACAATGCCAAGCGCCTGCTTGTCATATCCCCCCATCCCGACGACGAAACCCTCGGGGCAGGCGGCCTTATAGCCCAGGCTAGGGAGCGGGGCGATGCCGTCAAGGTTGTTTTTATGACCAATGGGGACGGCTTCCGGCGGGGCGTGGAGAAATACAACGGTTTTTTGCCGGCGGGGCCTGCCGATTTTTTGCAGTACGGCTTCCTGCGGCAGAAGGAAGCTTTAAACGCCCTAGCAATCCTGGGCGTTAAAGGCGAAGACGTCATATTTTTAGGTTATCCCGACGGCGGTCTCGCCTCCCTGTGGCTGAACTTCTGGGACGGCGACAGGCCGTATACGTCGCCCTGTACCCGCCAGGCGAGGGTGGCCTATAAACTAGCCTTTGCCCCCGGGGAGCCATACACCGCCGCGTCCCTTTTGGATAACCTGGTGACCATCTTAAAAGAATACCGGCCTACCGCTATATACGTAACCGATACCGGCGACAGCCATTCGGACCATTGGGCGACGGGTGCCTTTACCCTGGCCGCCGTGGGAAGGGTGGAAGGGGAAGATCCTTCTTTTCGGCCGGAAGTGTATACCTTTATCATCCACAGCGGTTCCTGGCAGATGTTCCCCGTAATGGAACGTAAAGATAAACCCTTACTGCCCCCGCGCTATTTCTTTGCCGGGAATATGACCTGGTATAAATTACCCCTGGCGTCCGGGGATTTGGAGCGTAAAAAAAAGGCCATTGCCGCTTATAAATCCCAGGCCCTGGTTATACCGACCTTTATGGCCAACTTCGAACGGCCCAATGAGGTTTTTGCCCGGGTGGAAAATCGAGAGGTTTCCCATGCCCACGGCGGCGTTACCTGGTCCGAAGCGGCCCGGATAGCCACCGACCCCGCCGGGGATCAATTGGTCCGTAAACTCGAACAGGGAGGCGATTTAAAGGCGGTTTACCTTTTGCAGGACGGCAGCACCCTTCGCCTGCGCCTGGACACATGGGGTCGGCCCGGTTTCCCGGTGAGGTACACCATCAGTCTTTATATGATAAATGCCGAAGGCCCCCTGCGGCGTTTTGTGCTGCAGGTACCTGCGGGCGGCAAGAAGGCTATGTGGCTGGTCCGGCCCCAGGAGTACGACCCTGTCGATGTTGCCGTTACCTACCGGGAGAACGGCATTGAGCTCACCCTGCCGGCTTTACTCCCGCCGGGGGAGCATTTCTTGATGCTTGAAGCCGCCACTTCCGTGGGTAAAATTCCCCTCGACCGTATTCCCTGGCGTCTTTTACACGTGAACGGGGGCGCCGCATAG
- the eam gene encoding glutamate 2,3-aminomutase, translating to MSIYPSKGRLMSRETKREIALQRAAELKARIVDYLDARASIPSGFEAADEIEANRRRIMAYFGATEDDWQDWRWQLKNRVTSVAVLEELIPLTAAEKEAILRVERTYRWAVSPYYLSLMGNDPECPIRRQALPGAAELEDEVGVLDPMDEELTSPAPAITRRYPDRLIINVTNQCAMYCRHCQRRRNIGEVDRSRSRRELEQAIEYIRRNEEIRDVLITGGDALMLSDATLDWLLTELDNIPHVEIKRLGTRVPVTLPQRITPELCRILAKHPPIYLNTQFNHPREVTPAAKAACDRLVQAGVVLGNQAVLLNGINNHPFIMKKLNQELLKIRVRPYYIFHAKPVKGTTHFITTIEEGVEIMEHLRGYTSGLAVPTYIINAPHGLGKTPILPQYVLARNEDHVVLRTWEKRTILYPNLGRRNKRAGA from the coding sequence ATGAGTATTTACCCCAGCAAAGGGAGGCTGATGAGTAGAGAGACCAAGAGGGAAATTGCTCTTCAGAGGGCGGCCGAGTTGAAGGCCAGGATTGTAGATTACCTGGACGCCAGGGCTTCCATCCCCAGCGGTTTCGAAGCGGCTGATGAAATTGAGGCCAACCGTCGGCGGATAATGGCATATTTCGGCGCTACGGAAGACGACTGGCAGGACTGGCGCTGGCAGTTAAAGAACCGGGTTACCTCGGTGGCCGTCCTGGAGGAATTAATCCCCCTTACTGCAGCAGAGAAAGAAGCTATTTTGCGCGTCGAACGTACCTATCGCTGGGCCGTGTCGCCCTATTACCTGTCCTTAATGGGAAATGATCCCGAATGTCCCATTCGCCGCCAGGCTCTGCCGGGCGCGGCCGAGCTGGAGGATGAGGTAGGAGTTCTCGATCCCATGGACGAAGAGTTGACCTCACCGGCGCCGGCTATAACCCGTCGTTACCCCGACCGGCTGATCATCAACGTCACCAACCAGTGCGCCATGTACTGCCGTCACTGTCAGCGCCGGCGTAACATCGGGGAGGTAGACCGCAGCCGCAGCCGCCGCGAGCTGGAACAGGCTATTGAATACATTCGCCGGAATGAAGAGATACGCGACGTCCTCATCACCGGCGGCGATGCCTTGATGTTGAGCGATGCTACCTTAGACTGGCTGTTAACGGAGCTGGACAACATTCCCCATGTGGAAATAAAGCGTTTAGGCACCCGGGTACCGGTCACCTTGCCCCAGCGTATCACGCCGGAATTATGCCGGATACTGGCCAAGCACCCGCCTATCTACCTCAATACCCAGTTTAACCATCCCCGGGAGGTTACGCCGGCGGCGAAGGCTGCCTGCGACCGCTTGGTGCAGGCCGGGGTGGTCCTTGGGAACCAGGCGGTGCTGTTAAATGGCATCAACAACCATCCCTTTATAATGAAAAAACTCAATCAGGAACTGTTGAAGATCCGAGTACGGCCCTATTATATCTTCCACGCCAAACCGGTCAAAGGCACGACCCATTTTATCACTACCATTGAAGAAGGCGTGGAGATAATGGAGCATTTGCGCGGCTATACTTCCGGTCTGGCCGTACCTACCTATATAATCAATGCCCCCCATGGGCTGGGCAAGACGCCCATTTTACCCCAGTACGTTTTGGCCCGTAATGAAGATCATGTCGTGCTGCGGACGTGGGAAAAACGCACCATCCTCTATCCCAATTTGGGCCGCAGGAATAAGCGAGCAGGAGCATAG
- a CDS encoding amidohydrolase family protein, with protein MNDLLIRRARLMDEPGTVDVAIKDGYIVAAGGGVAGSARQMIDAAGRLLIPAFVDAHTHLDKALTASREGVASLAEAIEDFQRRSRKMEKNDFLDRGRRVLKMALSHGTTAMRAHITVSEALGLRGIEAALELKREFAGKVELQVFAMAGEGEPVPASPLQELLEEALRLGADGLGGAPYLSEGMREWVDYIFALAGKYNVPIDLHVDETDAPTVASLEYIAAKTVQTGYQGRVVASHCCGLAAVDDARAAQAIAAVKDAGISVITLPSCELYLMGRQDRGLVRRGVTRVGELQAAGVNVAYASGNIRDAFRPFGNADMLEEALITAQVLQMGTPLELKKVLEMGTYNAAAAIGLNDYGIKAGGRADLVLLDASSPAEAIIGQVEKVCVIKGGRVAARNDKKSDIII; from the coding sequence TTGAATGATTTGTTAATCAGGCGCGCCCGGCTTATGGATGAGCCGGGAACCGTCGATGTGGCCATCAAGGACGGCTACATCGTTGCCGCCGGGGGAGGAGTGGCCGGGTCCGCCCGGCAGATGATTGATGCGGCAGGCAGGCTTTTGATACCTGCCTTTGTCGATGCCCACACCCACCTGGATAAGGCCTTGACGGCCTCGCGAGAAGGCGTCGCTTCCCTGGCGGAAGCCATTGAAGACTTCCAGCGGCGCAGCCGGAAGATGGAAAAAAACGATTTTCTTGACCGCGGCCGTCGGGTGTTGAAGATGGCCTTGAGCCACGGCACAACCGCCATGCGCGCCCACATCACGGTAAGCGAAGCCCTGGGCCTCAGAGGGATAGAAGCGGCTTTAGAGCTTAAAAGAGAGTTTGCCGGCAAGGTCGAACTCCAGGTGTTCGCCATGGCCGGGGAGGGGGAGCCGGTACCGGCTTCGCCTTTGCAGGAACTTTTGGAAGAGGCCCTGCGCCTCGGCGCCGACGGTCTGGGGGGCGCTCCCTACCTTTCGGAGGGCATGCGTGAGTGGGTGGATTACATCTTTGCCCTGGCCGGGAAGTATAACGTCCCCATCGATCTCCACGTTGACGAAACCGATGCCCCAACGGTGGCATCCCTGGAATATATAGCGGCCAAAACCGTCCAGACGGGGTACCAGGGGCGGGTGGTGGCTTCCCACTGCTGCGGTCTGGCGGCCGTGGACGACGCCAGGGCCGCTCAAGCCATCGCCGCCGTAAAGGATGCGGGCATCAGCGTCATTACTTTACCTTCCTGCGAGCTCTACCTGATGGGTCGCCAGGACAGGGGTCTGGTACGGCGCGGCGTCACCAGGGTCGGGGAGCTGCAGGCGGCGGGGGTGAACGTCGCCTACGCTTCCGGCAACATTCGCGACGCCTTCCGTCCCTTTGGCAATGCCGATATGCTGGAAGAAGCACTGATCACCGCCCAGGTGTTGCAGATGGGTACGCCCCTTGAATTGAAAAAGGTTCTGGAAATGGGCACCTACAATGCCGCCGCCGCCATTGGTCTTAATGATTACGGGATTAAAGCAGGTGGCCGCGCGGACCTGGTCCTGTTGGATGCAAGCAGTCCGGCGGAAGCCATCATCGGGCAGGTGGAGAAGGTTTGTGTCATCAAGGGCGGCCGGGTGGCCGCGCGTAACGACAAAAAAAGCGATATAATTATTTAA
- a CDS encoding prolipoprotein diacylglyceryl transferase has product MLVDLNPIAFQIGPIAVRWYGIFMALSFLVGSWYLYREGMRRGLDEDFLLNLAIIIIVCGVVGARLMFVLANYPSWFVTDRLQILKIYEGGLSWHGGLLGGFLGGWLYARFKRVDANLLADLVVPGLSFGYFLVRIANIFNQEVLGRPTDFWFGRWPAQVIGSAIGLLLLARYFYVQSKNPPPGYQFWSFIFYHQILRAVVEETVRDNPLDVWGYIVPHWGLGFFTLTQITTPPILLLAYYFMRRSRLAARVRYRR; this is encoded by the coding sequence TTGTTAGTAGATCTTAATCCCATCGCCTTCCAGATAGGTCCCATAGCAGTGCGCTGGTACGGCATCTTCATGGCCCTTTCCTTCCTGGTAGGCTCCTGGTACCTTTACCGGGAGGGGATGCGGCGGGGGCTGGATGAAGATTTTCTCCTCAATTTGGCCATAATTATCATCGTCTGCGGCGTCGTCGGCGCGCGTTTGATGTTCGTCCTGGCTAATTACCCCTCATGGTTTGTAACCGACCGCCTGCAAATACTGAAAATATATGAAGGAGGCCTCTCCTGGCACGGCGGTCTTCTGGGCGGCTTTTTAGGTGGATGGCTTTACGCCCGCTTTAAAAGGGTCGACGCCAACCTGCTGGCGGATCTGGTGGTCCCCGGGCTGTCCTTCGGCTATTTTCTGGTACGCATTGCCAACATCTTTAACCAGGAGGTTTTAGGGCGGCCCACCGATTTTTGGTTCGGACGCTGGCCGGCCCAGGTCATCGGCTCGGCCATAGGCCTGCTTCTTCTAGCCCGCTATTTTTATGTCCAGAGTAAAAATCCTCCGCCCGGCTACCAGTTCTGGTCTTTCATTTTCTATCATCAGATACTGCGAGCCGTGGTTGAAGAAACGGTGCGGGACAATCCTCTGGATGTTTGGGGATATATCGTTCCCCACTGGGGCCTGGGTTTCTTTACCCTCACCCAGATTACCACACCTCCCATACTACTTTTAGCCTACTACTTCATGCGGCGTTCCCGACTGGCGGCGCGGGTGAGGTATCGCCGATAA
- a CDS encoding 4Fe-4S dicluster domain-containing protein, whose protein sequence is MAKYGMLIDLTRCVGCHGCTVACQTKWDLLPAVQFTRVHRYEVGTFPKVKGGVITTQCMHCDDPPCARVCPTGATYKRADGIVVVDEQKCIGCRYCQQACPYDARSFNPEDQIVQKCYFCYDFIEKGEQPACVATCMAAARIFGDLEDKGSEISKAIASKKAVQIKGTSIYYVPPRNLDPSFLPANFQEPGAVRVWQDIVHPGGKTVMGLAAGAVIAGLVINNIKGGGKND, encoded by the coding sequence ATGGCTAAATACGGAATGCTGATCGATCTGACGCGCTGCGTAGGCTGCCACGGCTGCACCGTGGCCTGCCAGACCAAATGGGATTTGCTGCCTGCAGTACAGTTTACCAGGGTGCATCGTTACGAAGTTGGGACCTTTCCCAAGGTAAAAGGCGGGGTGATAACCACCCAGTGCATGCACTGCGACGATCCCCCTTGTGCCCGAGTTTGTCCTACGGGAGCCACCTATAAACGCGCCGATGGTATAGTGGTAGTCGACGAGCAAAAATGTATAGGCTGCCGTTACTGCCAGCAGGCCTGCCCGTATGACGCCCGCAGCTTTAATCCCGAGGACCAAATAGTGCAAAAATGCTATTTCTGCTACGATTTTATCGAAAAAGGCGAGCAGCCGGCCTGTGTGGCGACCTGTATGGCCGCGGCCAGGATCTTCGGCGATTTAGAGGATAAAGGAAGTGAAATATCCAAAGCCATAGCCTCGAAAAAAGCCGTGCAGATTAAAGGCACTTCCATATACTACGTCCCACCGCGTAATTTGGATCCCTCCTTCTTGCCGGCTAATTTCCAAGAGCCGGGAGCCGTGCGTGTCTGGCAGGACATCGTTCATCCCGGGGGCAAGACCGTAATGGGTTTGGCGGCCGGCGCCGTTATCGCCGGTTTGGTCATCAACAATATCAAAGGAGGCGGCAAGAATGACTGA
- a CDS encoding flagellar motor protein yields the protein MDLNVILGLIIGFGSLIAAFILEGGEPGALLAVTAAMIVFGGTIGATMIGFSRDEIMNVPRLLKIALKEKPFDLPKAIDTIVNYAVLARREGFVRLEKELETIDDSFLRTALQLVVDGTDPEQTRNVLEQYIYATEERHATGISIFEAAGGYAPTMGIIGTVMGLVHVLSNISSPDKLGPSIAMAFIATLYGVSSANLLWLPLAAKLKNKAGKERIYQEMVLEGVLALQAGRNPTLIRSTLLAFLSPEVQKKILGRSGGKEEGTGGQARRRKG from the coding sequence TTGGATCTGAACGTCATCCTGGGATTGATTATCGGCTTCGGCTCCTTAATCGCCGCTTTTATCCTTGAAGGCGGCGAGCCCGGCGCCCTTCTGGCCGTTACGGCGGCCATGATCGTTTTCGGGGGCACCATCGGCGCCACTATGATCGGTTTCAGCCGCGACGAGATTATGAACGTCCCCCGTCTGCTAAAAATTGCCCTGAAGGAAAAGCCCTTTGATCTGCCCAAGGCTATCGATACCATCGTCAATTATGCCGTTTTAGCCCGCAGGGAAGGCTTTGTCCGCCTGGAAAAGGAGCTGGAAACCATCGACGACTCCTTTCTGCGTACCGCCCTGCAGCTGGTGGTGGACGGCACCGATCCCGAACAGACTCGCAATGTGTTAGAACAGTATATTTACGCCACCGAAGAACGCCACGCCACCGGCATCAGCATCTTTGAAGCCGCCGGCGGCTATGCGCCCACCATGGGAATCATCGGCACCGTCATGGGTCTAGTTCACGTCCTAAGTAATATCAGCTCGCCGGATAAACTGGGGCCTTCCATAGCTATGGCCTTTATCGCCACCCTCTACGGCGTTTCTTCCGCCAACCTTTTATGGCTGCCCCTGGCCGCCAAACTCAAAAACAAGGCCGGTAAAGAGCGGATTTACCAGGAAATGGTCCTGGAAGGGGTGCTGGCCCTGCAGGCCGGCCGCAACCCCACCCTCATCCGCAGCACCCTTCTCGCCTTCCTTTCACCGGAGGTACAGAAAAAAATCCTAGGAAGGAGCGGCGGAAAGGAGGAAGGGACCGGTGGCCAGGCGCGGCGGCGAAAAGGTTAA
- a CDS encoding phosphatidylserine decarboxylase, which yields MVTLGKILVVIVLAVGVLFWYLRHVWFYRDPLRIAPAGEGLILAPADGQVVYVKPFADGRVVAEKLGRPIPITEIMKAPGFGEEGWIVGIYMSPLDVHFNYAPIDARVEGMVHTPAKINLPMVDLWEYIRLTYLRRAVDLFAHRYRLVNERMTIFLENSDVKIALVEIADKFVNKIRCFITPGQVVSRGQKVSFIERGSQVDLIIFTRDVEITVRVGQQVYGARTVVARYRGAGGAGQ from the coding sequence ATGGTAACTTTGGGAAAAATCCTGGTGGTCATCGTTCTTGCCGTTGGGGTGCTTTTCTGGTACCTGCGCCACGTATGGTTTTATCGCGATCCGTTACGCATAGCGCCTGCAGGAGAAGGGCTTATTCTTGCCCCGGCCGACGGCCAAGTGGTCTACGTCAAACCCTTTGCCGACGGCCGGGTGGTCGCGGAAAAACTGGGACGCCCCATTCCCATTACGGAAATAATGAAAGCGCCGGGGTTTGGTGAAGAGGGCTGGATCGTGGGCATTTACATGTCGCCCCTGGACGTTCATTTCAATTATGCCCCCATCGATGCCCGGGTGGAGGGCATGGTCCATACCCCGGCGAAGATAAATTTACCTATGGTAGATCTATGGGAATATATTCGTTTGACCTATCTTCGCCGGGCAGTTGATTTATTTGCCCATCGCTACCGGCTGGTCAATGAAAGGATGACCATTTTTCTCGAGAACAGCGACGTTAAAATTGCCCTAGTGGAGATAGCCGACAAGTTTGTCAACAAGATCCGGTGTTTCATCACTCCCGGCCAGGTCGTTTCCCGGGGGCAGAAGGTGTCCTTTATAGAGCGGGGGTCCCAGGTAGACCTGATAATTTTTACAAGGGACGTGGAGATCACCGTGCGGGTCGGTCAACAGGTTTACGGCGCCCGGACGGTGGTGGCGCGTTATCGGGGAGCGGGCGGGGCGGGGCAGTGA